The following nucleotide sequence is from Pseudomonas sp. RC10.
GTTGACCATCTGGGACCGCACCAAGGGCAAGCAGAACGTCAAGGCCATCGCCTCGCTGGGTTCGATGCCGAACTACCTGCTGAGCAACAAGCCGGACGTGAAGACCGTGAAGGATTTCACCGACAAAGACCGCATTGCCGTCCCGGCAGCGGGCGTGGGCTTCCAGTCGCGCACCTTGCAGATCGAGACCGCCAAGCTGTTCGGTAACGCCAACTACAAGAAATTCGACGACATCTCCGTCAGCCTGCCGCACCCGGACGCTACGTCGGCGCTGATTGCAGGTGGTTCGGAAATCAGCGCGCACTTCTCCAGCCCGCCGTTCCAGTACCAGGAACTGGAAAACCCGAACGTGCATAAAGTGCTGAGTTCGTACGATGTGCTGGGCGGTCAGGCCACGTTCAACGTGCTCTACACCACCCAGAAATTCCACGACGAAAACCCGAAGACCTACAAAGCCTTCTACGACGCGCTGGCGGAAGCCGAGAAGATCATCAAGGCCGACAAGAACGCCGCAGCGAAGACCTACATCGAGGTCGAGAAGTCCAAGCTGCCGTTGCCGCTGGTAGAGAAGATCGTCAACGACCCTGAAATCGACTTCACCATCGTGCCGCAACGCACTTACATCTATGCCGAGAAACTGAATGAGATCGGCGTGCTGAAGAACAAGGCCGACAGCTGGAAGGATTTCTTCTTTGAAGAAGCCCATGGTGGGGCGGGTAGCTGATCCGCGCTCGCAGGGTTTTTAGCCGACATCTCCTGACCGGTCACTGCGCGCTCCTACGTTTTTTTGATGTTTTCCATGATCTGCGCCAACCCGCGATCCCTGTAGGAGTGAGCTTGCTCGCGATTGCGTCGTGTCAGACGCTATTAATGGTTCTGATACTCCGCCATCGCGAGCAAGCTCACTCCTACAAAACGGTGATCGTCTCCATCCTCTGCGTGGGATTGATCAAGCGTTCTTCAATCCGGCCAATGCCAGGCCGGTTGATCCAGCATCCCCTGACCGACAATCCCGGTCTGTCCCAATTCTTTCTCCAACACGATGCTGTTGCATTCCGGGTCCTGCTCCAGAGCGGCGATCAAACGGCTGGCATGTGACACGACCCACACCTGACAACGCTGTGACGCGCGAATGATCAATCTCGCCAAGGCAGGCAGCAGGTCAGGATGAAGGCTGGTTTCCGGCTCGTTGAGTACCATCATCGTCGGCGGACGCGGTGTCAGCAGGGCGGCGATCAGCAGCAGATACCGCAAGGTGCCGTCCGACAGTTCGGACGCAGACAGCGGCCTCAATAACCCCTCTTGATAGAACTCCAATGAGAACAGCCCGCCGCCCTGCGCATCGATGGCGACCCGCGCCCCCGGAAAGGCATCGCTGATCGCGGCGTCCAGCGCCTCCGGTTCGCCAATCTCACGAATGGTCTGCAAGGCCGCTGCCAGGTCTCGCCCGTCGTGATGCAACACCGGCGTGCGCGTGCCCAGTTGCGGTTTGCGCGCAGGCGCGTCGGAATCGCTGCGGAAGTGATCATAAAATCGCCAACCACGAATGCTCTCACGCAGTTGCAGCACTTCCGGCGATGAGCGCAGGTTGCCCACCTGATCGAACACGCTGTCGAAGGTCGGTGTGTGTTGCGCCAGAACCTCCCAACTGCGCCCTTCGCGAGTCCGAACCATCGGCCCGGCGCGGTCCACCAGCAGACTGGCAGGGCGATACAGCGGCCCGGCCCAGATGCATTCGCGCTTGATCTCCGGGTCCAGGGCGAACGCCGTGGGCGCGTTCGACGGCGGAGGCAGCCCCAGCGAAATCGCGTAGCTGAAATCCTCGGCCGCAAACCCCAGGCGCAATCGAACGACCTCTTTGCGCGGCCCGCCCTGCACTTCGACTTCGCCGTTGCGCATGCGTCGGCTGATGCTCTCCGGCCCGGCCCAGAACGTGGACTTCAACCCGCCCTCTCGGGCCAGCGCATTGATAACCCCGCCTTGAGCCGTTTCGGCCAGCAAACGCAGGGCGCGGTAGAGGTTGGACTTGCCGCTGCCGTTGGGTCCGGTGATCAGGTTCAGGCGTGCCAGCGGCATCACCAGCGTGTTGATCGAGCGGTAATTGGCGACGGCGAGGGTGGTCAGCATCGGGCCTTCCTTGCGATGAACGTGTGCGACCGACGGGTCAGATTTCGCCGAGTTTAGCGGCCAAAGGAACCCTGATCTACGCTCACAGTCGCATGATCACACCACGACGACGCTCGGCGGCGCGGTGTACGCAACGGCAGTGGCACAAGGAGCTTGCATGCCCGCTCAACCCTCGGTTCTTCACACTGGCCTAACGGCCCTCGCGCTCGGCATGTGCCTGGCGCTGCTGTCTGGCTGCGGCAAGGAAAAGCCCAAAGACCCCGTGCTGCCGCGCGTGCAGGTTCAACAGGTCAAAACCGCCGAGTTCGCGGCGGCCGTCGCGCTGACGGGCGATATCCAGGCGCGGGTGCAAACCCAACTGTCATTTCGCGTCGGCGGCAAGATCATCCAGCGCATGGTGGATGTGGGCGACCGTATTACGGCCAAGCAGGTACTCGCCAAGCTCGACCCCAAGGATTTGCAGACCAATGTCGATTCGGCCAACGCCGCTGTCGCCGCCGAACAGGCTCGCGTGAAACAGACCGCCGCGGCGTTCGTGCGTCAGGAAAAGCTGCTGCCGAAAGGCTACACCAGCAAAAGCGAATACGACGCTGCGCAAGCTCAACTGCGCGGCAGCCAGAGCGCGCTGAAAGCCGCTCAGGCGCAGTTGGCCAACGCGCGCGAACAACTGGGCTACACGTCGCTGATCGCCGATGCGCCGGGCATCATCACGGCGCGTCAGGCCGAAGTGGGTCAGGTGGTTCAAGCGACCATGCCGATTTTCAGTCAGGCCCGGGATGGCGAACGCGACGCTGTGTTCAACGTCTACGAGTCGTTGTTCGTCAACCCGCCAACGGATCAGCCGGTCGAAGTCACGCTGCTGGATAACCCGCAAATCAAGGCCACCGGCAAGGTGCGCGAAGTCACCCCAGCGGTGTCTGCGCAGACCGGCACGCTACAGGTGAAGATTGCACTGGAGACTCTGCCTCAAGGCATGCAGCTCGGCTCCGTCGTCAGTGCCGCGCTGTCGGTGCCTGCGAAACAGAGCGTCGAACTGCCATGGTCGGCCCTTACGAAAGGGCTGGGCGATCAACTCGGCCAACCTGCGGTTTGGGTGGTCGATGACCAGAACAAGGTCAGCCTGCGTGGCGTGACGGTCGGGCGTTACCTGACGGGCAAAGTCATCATCATCGACGGTTTGAAGAACGACGAAAAAGTCGTGGTCGCTGGCAATCAACTGCTGCACCCGGACATGAAGGTCGAACTGGCTGACGTCTACAAGAACCCGACAGGAGCACCGCAATGAAGCGCCTGACGGGAGTGACGTTGATGGCATTGCTCATCAGCGCGTGCAGCAAGGAAGAGCCACCACCGGAGCCGGTGCGCCCGGTGTTGTTCGTCGAGGTCAAACCCCAGGCTGAGGAAAGCCTCGGACGTTTCGCCGGGAACATCGCCGCGCGTTATGAAAGCACCTTGGGTTTCCGCGTCTCGGGCCGCATCGCCCAGCGCAGTGTCGATGTGGGCGCTGAAGTGAAGAAGGGCGACATGCTCGCCGTACTCGACCCGACCGACCAGCAGAATCAGGTGCGTTCGACCCAGGGCGATCTGGCCCGCGTCGAGGCGCAGTTGATCAATGCCCAAGCCAATGCGCGGCGTCAGCAGGAGCTGTTCGACCGAGGCGTCGGCGCGCAGGCGGCGCTGGATGTCGCAGTGACCGACCTCAAAACCTCACAGTCTTCCTTCGATCAGTCCAAGGCCGCGTTGCAACAGGCCAAGGACCAGTTGAGCTACAGCGAGTTGCGCACCGATCACGACGCCGTCGTGACCCAATGGAAAGTCGAAGCGGGGCAAGTGGTCAGCGCGGGTGAACAAGTGGTGACGCTGGCGCGCCCGGACATCAAGGAAGCGGTGATCGACCTGCCGGGACCACTGGCGGAACAGCTGCCCAACGACGTGGTGTTCAAGGTCGCCAGCCAACTGGAACCAGACATCAACACCACGGCCACTTTGCGTGAACTCGAACCGCAAGCTGAAAGCACGACGCGCACCCGCCGCGCACGCCTGACGCTGGCCGACACGCCACCTTCATTCCGGTTGGGCACGGCGATCAGCGTAACCCTCAGTTCGGCCATCGAGCCGCGCATCGAATTGCCGCTCACGGCGTTGCAGGAGGTCGACGGCAAGCAGCAGATCTGGATCGTCGATACGCAGAACCAGACCGTGTCGCCGCGGCTGGTGCAGGTCGTCAGCCGTAACACCGACAGCGTGGTGCTGGCCGGTGGTGTGAAGGGTGGCGAGCGCGTGGTGACGGCCGGTGTGAACAGCCTCAAACCGGGGCAGAAAGTCAAAGTCGATAAGGACAGCCCACGATGAAAGGGAAGTTCAACCTCTCCGATTGGGCGCTCAAGCATCAGTCTTTTGTCTGGTACCTGATGTTCGTCGGCTTGCTGATGGGCGTGTTTTCGTACATGAACCTGGGCCGCGAGGAAGACCCCTCGTTCACCATCAAAACCATGGTCATCCAGACCCGCTGGCCGGGCGCGACCGTTGACGAAACCCTGGAGCAGGTCACCGACCGCATCGAGAAAAAGCTCGAAGAGCTCGACTCCCTCGACTACGTGAAAAGCTACACCCGACCGGGCGAGTCCACAGTCTTCGTTTACCTGCGGGACACCACCAGCGCGGCCGCGATTCCGGAGATCTGGTACCAGGTCCGCAAGAAAATTGATGACATTCGCGGGACCTTTCCTCAAGGGTTACAAGGCCCGGCGTTCAACGACGAGTTCGGTGACGTCTACGGCTCGATCTACGCCTTTACTGCTGACGGGCTGACGATGCGCCAGCTGCGGGACTATGTCGAGCAGGTCCGCGTGCAAATCCGCGATGTGCCGGGGCTGGGCAAGGTCGAGATGATCGGCCAGCAGGACGAAGTGCTGTACCTGAATTTCTCCACCCGCAAACTGGCGGCGCTGGGGCTGGATCAGCGTCAGGTTGTGCAAAGCCTGCAATCGCAGAACACCGTGACGCCTGCGGGGGTGATCGAGGCCGGGCCTGAGCGCATTTCGGTGCGCACGTCCGGCCAGTTCGCCTCCGAGAAGGATTTGGAAACGGTCAACCTGCGCCTCAACGACCGTTTCTATCGCCTGACCGATATCGCCGACATCAGCCGTGGCTACGTCGATCCGCCCAAGCCGCTGTTTCGCTACAACGGCAAGCCGGCTATCGGCCTCGCAATTGCGATGAAAAAAGGCGGCAACGTTCAAGAGTTCGGCAAAGACCTGCACGCGCGGATGGAGGCGGCGACTGCCGACCTGCCCATCGGCGTGGGCGTGAACAACGTGTCAGATCAGGCGCAGGTGGTTGAAAAAGCCGTCGGTGGCTTCACCAGCGCACTGTTCGAGGCGGTGGTGATCGTGCTGATCGTCAGCTTCATCAGCCTTGGTATGCGCGCGGGGTTGGTGGTGGCGTGCTCGATCCCGTTGGTGCTGGCGATGGTCTTCGTGTTCATGGAATACAGCGGCATCACCATGCAACGGATTTCGCTGGGCGCGCTGATCATCGCCCTCGGCTTGCTGGTGGACGACGCCATGATCACGGTCGAGATGATGGTCTCGCGGCTGGAAATGGGTGACTCCAAAGAGCAGGCGGCCACATTCGCCTACACCTCGACGGCGTTCCCGATGCTCACCGGTACGCTGGTGACGGTGGCCGGTTTCGTGCCCATCGGCCTCAACGCCAGTTCGGCGGGGGAATACACCTTCACGCTGTTCGCGGTGATTGCCGTGGCGATGCTGGTGTCGTGGGTCGTGGCGGTGCTGTTCGCGCCGGTCATCGGTGTGCACATTCTCAGCGAGAAGGTGAAAAAGAAAGACGAACACCACAAGCCGGGCCGCATCGCCCGAGCCTTCAACAGCTCGATGTTCTGGGCCATGCGGCATCGCTGGCTGACGATCATCGTCACGGTGCTGCTGTTTGCGACCTCGGTGTTTTGCATGCGCTTTGTGCAGAACCAGTTTTTCCCGTCCTCTGACCGACCGGAAATCCTCGTCGACCTCAATTTGCCGCAAAACGCCTCGATCAACGAGACGCGCAAGGCTGTGGACAAACTGGAAGCGAGCCTCAAGGACGACCCGGACATCGTGCGCTGGAGCACCTACATCGGGCAGGGCGCGGTGCGTTTCTACCTGCCGTTGGACCAGCAACTGGAAAACCCGTATTACGCGCAACTGGTGATCGTCAGCAAAGGCCTGGAAGAGCGTGCCGGGCTGATGGACCGCCTGAAAAAGCGCCTGCGTGATGAGTTCGTCGGCATTGGCACCTACGTGCAGCCGCTGGAAATGGGCCCGCCAGTGGGGCGTCCGATTCAGTACCGGGTGAGTGGCGATAACATCGACAAAGTGCGTCAACACGCTATCGACCTCGCGACGCTGCTCGACAAGAACCAGCACATCGGGGAAATGATTTACGACTGGAACGAGCCGGGCAAGGTCCTGCGCATCGACATCAATCAGGACAAGGCACGGCAACTCGGGCTGTCGTCGGAAGACGTCGCCCAGCTGATGAACAGCATCGTTACCGGTTCGGCCGTGACCCAGGTGCGCGACGACATTTACCTGATCAACGTGGTCGGACGCGCCGTGGACGTCGAGCGCGGCTCGCCGGAGACCCTGCAAAACCTGCAAATCGTCACGCCGCAAGGCACGTCGATTCCGTTGCTGGCGTTCGCCAACGTTCGGTATGAGCTGGAGCAGCCGCTGGTCTGGCGCCGCGACCGCAAGCCGACAATCACCCTCAAGGCAGCTGTGCGTGATGAGATGCAGCCGACCGATCTGGTGAAAGAGCTGAAGCCCGAAATCGACAAGTTCGCCTCGGCGCTGCCACCGGGCTACAAGATCGCCACCGGCGGTACGGTGGAAGAGAGCGGCAAGGCCCAAGGGCCGATTGCCAAGGTCGTGCCGCTGATGATCTTCCTCATGGCGACCTTTTTGATGATTCAGCTGCACAGCGTGCAGAAGATGTTCTTGGTGGCGAGTGTCGCGCCGCTCGGGTTGATCGGCGTGGTGCTGGCGCTGGTCCCGACCGGCACGCCCATGGGCTTTGTGGCGATCCTCGGGATTCTCGCGTTGATCGGCATCATCATCCGCAACTCGGTGATTCTGGTGACGCAAATCCACGAGTACGAAGTGGCGGGTTACCTGCCGTGGGATGCCGTGGCCGAAGCCACCGAGCATCGACGACGCCCGATTCTGTTGACGGCCGCGGCGGCGAGTCTGGGCATGATTCCGATTGCCCGCGAAGTGTTTTGGGGGCCGATGGCCTATGCGATGATCGGCGGGATCATCATCGCCACCCTGCTGACGCTGTTGTTCCTGCCTGCGCTGTACGTGGCCTGGTACAAGATCAAAGAGCCGACGCAGGAACAGCGGGATAAATCCGAACAGGAGAAAAAGCGCAGAGCCGAGGGCCACGGCGCGGACGATGAAGACGAGGACGAAGACGAAGACGAAGAGGGTGAGCCCACACCTACACGCTAAGTCTCATCGGCCTACGTTGCCGTGGGAAACGTCTGAACGACGTTTGTAGGCTCCCTGAGTACGGTCGACAGCCTTGATCACTCAGTGGGTTGTCGTCATGTGTGGTTTCATTTTGCGTGCCGTGGGAGTGCTGTGTGCGTTCGTTTGCGGCTCTGTTGTCGCCAGTGAAACCTTGGAAAATGAATTCTGGCGGGTCGAGCTTGAGCCGAAGACGCTGGCGATCAGGGTGCATCCCATTGGCCAATCGGCGGTTCACGTGTCGTCGGGCGTTGCGTTGCATGCCGTCGGTCACATCGAACGGACTTCGGATCGCCTGAATTGGCAATGGGATGACGGTGCCTGGACGCTTGAGGCTCGTCTCGAACGGCGCGAATTGCTGCTGACTGTCACCGCCCGTGAGGCAGGCACGCTGGCGTTCCTCAACCAATCTGCAAACGCGATGGGCCGCGCCTTGATCTGGCCACTTGCCGAGGGGCATTACGTGCCTCGCGGTCACGCGGTGTGGCAGCGGTTTCTGGCCGAGCAAGGGCCGCTCAATACCACGCAGGACCTGAGCCTGCCGCTGTGGGGCATGGACCACGGCGTATTCAGCCTCACGTGGTTGATGACGCAACCGTTCAATAATCGGCTGACATTCAAGGCTCAGGGCGATGGGCTGGCGTTGACTGCGGCTCACGAATTCACGTCCCTTGATCCCCATGCGCCTCTGACTTTTCGCCTTTACCTTGGGGATTCAGATCCGCTGGCGGGGGCGCGTCGCTACCGGCAATGGCTGATCGACAGCGGCGCCTATCAGACACTCGACGAGAAACTCGCCAAAACCCTCGAAGCCCGCAAATTGATCGGGGCGGCCCATGCGTACCTGTGGGGCAACGATTTGCTGGGGTTGAAAGATGTTCGATCCTGGTCGCGGCTGATCGACGCGCTGAACTCTTCTGCACCGCTCGCCGTACGGTTCAAGGGGCTCATGAATGCGGAGGCGCGCGCGATGCTTGACCCTTCGCGTCCGCCGTTGCAGCGCTGGGAGCAAGTCGTGGTGCTGCGCGATTTGAACGGGGCGTTCAACACAGCGGCTCGCGCACGTTGGCGCACAGGTGCTCAACCAGACATGGACGTTCTGGCGTCGAGTTACGGTGAGGTGCGAACTGCAATCGCCCGGTTTTTTGGGGATGCACTGACGGGTGACCCCTCGCGCTGGGGCGGCATGCTCACAGCGAAAAACATCGAGTTGTTCCGAGCAGCGGGTCTCACGCGACTGTGGCTTGGTCTTGGTGACGGCTGGGAAGGCGGGCTGTGGCATCCCGAAGCGGTGCGTGCAGCCGTGAAGGCCGGCTACCTGATTTCCCCCTACGACTCGTACGAAACGGCGCTGTCCGACAGCGAAAACCCGGACTGGACCACCGCACACCTGGGCAGCGACGCGCACCGCGACTGCGGCATCGTGTTGAAGAACGGCACAGCGAAGAGTGGCTTTCAGCAGTCCGGGCACTACACCGATCCTCGTTGCGTCAGGCCATTGCTCGAAGCCCGCGTTCAGGCCGTGCGCGGGGTTGCCGGTTTCAACAGCTGGTTTCTCGATGCCTACGCCACGGGCATGGTCTTCGACAGCTACCGCTCTGGCGCGACTCTCACTCAGTCGCAAAATGCTGCTGCAAACGAAGACGCAGCGCGTTGGGTGGGCGAGTCTCAGGGGCTGGTCGTGGGCTCAGAAGACGGCAATGCCAGCACCTCGCAGGGCATCTTCTTCGCCCACGGCATGCAGACTCCGGTGATCGGTTGGGGCGATGCGGACATGAGCACGCTCGCTCAATCCCCCTGGTTCGTGGGCAATTGGTATCCTCCGGAAAAACCTGCCGTGTTCTTCAAATCCGTGCCCATCAAAGAGCGCCATCGCGCCGTGCATTTCGACCCGACGACACGCCTTCCGCTGTACCAGGCAGTGTTCCACGGCTCGGTCATCACTACCCATCATTGGCTGTTCGACAGCTTGAAACTGAGCAACGTCAGGGCGGAGAACGAGCTGACTCAACTGCTCTACAACGTGCCGCCGTTGTACCACCTGAGCCAGGACACGCTTCAGGCCCGGTTGAAGATCATTCAAAAGCAGGACGCTTTCTTTCGCCCACTGCATGAGCGATTGGCGACACAGGCCTTGATCGGATTCGAGTGGCTGACGGCTGACCGGTTGGTGCAACAGACTACGTTCAACGACGGCACGCGGCTGGTGGCGAATTTTGATGAAAGGGTGCGAGAGGTGGATGGGCGTTTGTTTGCTGCTCATAGCGTGACGGCGATCAAAGGAGATAGCGGCGTGACCGCTTATCAAGCGACTCTGGACTAATCGCGGAATGCTCGGTCGATGCGTGAACCCTGTGGGAGCGAATTCATTCGCGAATAGCGTTCAGGCGATAGAGATGCATCGACTGTACTGCCTATTCGCGAATGAATTCGCTCCCACAGGTCTATCATTTGCCGTGAGATCGGTGGTGCCTCAAACCCTACGCCACACACTCGCCAACCACGGCTGCTGCTCCCTCGGCAGCCCTTCCGGCCGGTAATAATGCTCGACCTCTACGAACCCCGCTTCGGTCAGCAGTGCGCTCCAGGATTCCAGGTCATGGAACGAGCCATACCGCTCGCCCTTCCAGCCTTCCTGATTGTTGCCCCGAGGGTTGGAGCTGAACAGCACGCCACCCGGCTTCAACGCATTGCGCAGCTCGCCCAAGACACGCGGCAATTCCTGACGGGGAACATGAAAGAGTGACGCGTTGGCGAAAATGCCGTCGAAGCGCTCGGCAGGCAGGTCCAATGCGAGAAAGTTCTGGTGGAAGACTTCACAGCTACTGTCGGCACGGGCCATGTCGGCAAAACGCTCCGAGCCGTCCAGCCCGGTCGCTACGTGACCCAAGGCGGTAAACGTGCGCAAATCCCGCCCCGGCCCGCAGCCAAAATCGAGAATCTGAAACGGCGCAACGCCCCGGATATTGCGCAACAACGCGTCGA
It contains:
- a CDS encoding efflux RND transporter permease subunit; amino-acid sequence: MKGKFNLSDWALKHQSFVWYLMFVGLLMGVFSYMNLGREEDPSFTIKTMVIQTRWPGATVDETLEQVTDRIEKKLEELDSLDYVKSYTRPGESTVFVYLRDTTSAAAIPEIWYQVRKKIDDIRGTFPQGLQGPAFNDEFGDVYGSIYAFTADGLTMRQLRDYVEQVRVQIRDVPGLGKVEMIGQQDEVLYLNFSTRKLAALGLDQRQVVQSLQSQNTVTPAGVIEAGPERISVRTSGQFASEKDLETVNLRLNDRFYRLTDIADISRGYVDPPKPLFRYNGKPAIGLAIAMKKGGNVQEFGKDLHARMEAATADLPIGVGVNNVSDQAQVVEKAVGGFTSALFEAVVIVLIVSFISLGMRAGLVVACSIPLVLAMVFVFMEYSGITMQRISLGALIIALGLLVDDAMITVEMMVSRLEMGDSKEQAATFAYTSTAFPMLTGTLVTVAGFVPIGLNASSAGEYTFTLFAVIAVAMLVSWVVAVLFAPVIGVHILSEKVKKKDEHHKPGRIARAFNSSMFWAMRHRWLTIIVTVLLFATSVFCMRFVQNQFFPSSDRPEILVDLNLPQNASINETRKAVDKLEASLKDDPDIVRWSTYIGQGAVRFYLPLDQQLENPYYAQLVIVSKGLEERAGLMDRLKKRLRDEFVGIGTYVQPLEMGPPVGRPIQYRVSGDNIDKVRQHAIDLATLLDKNQHIGEMIYDWNEPGKVLRIDINQDKARQLGLSSEDVAQLMNSIVTGSAVTQVRDDIYLINVVGRAVDVERGSPETLQNLQIVTPQGTSIPLLAFANVRYELEQPLVWRRDRKPTITLKAAVRDEMQPTDLVKELKPEIDKFASALPPGYKIATGGTVEESGKAQGPIAKVVPLMIFLMATFLMIQLHSVQKMFLVASVAPLGLIGVVLALVPTGTPMGFVAILGILALIGIIIRNSVILVTQIHEYEVAGYLPWDAVAEATEHRRRPILLTAAAASLGMIPIAREVFWGPMAYAMIGGIIIATLLTLLFLPALYVAWYKIKEPTQEQRDKSEQEKKRRAEGHGADDEDEDEDEDEEGEPTPTR
- a CDS encoding ABC transporter substrate-binding protein: MGTSFKRPTLTALAVTLGLTGALLSSGAHAEGKISIAQQFGIGYLILDVVQQQKLIEKHGKEEGIDIKVDWNSISGATAMNEALLAGALDVVSAGVPPMLTIWDRTKGKQNVKAIASLGSMPNYLLSNKPDVKTVKDFTDKDRIAVPAAGVGFQSRTLQIETAKLFGNANYKKFDDISVSLPHPDATSALIAGGSEISAHFSSPPFQYQELENPNVHKVLSSYDVLGGQATFNVLYTTQKFHDENPKTYKAFYDALAEAEKIIKADKNAAAKTYIEVEKSKLPLPLVEKIVNDPEIDFTIVPQRTYIYAEKLNEIGVLKNKADSWKDFFFEEAHGGAGS
- a CDS encoding AAA family ATPase — protein: MLTTLAVANYRSINTLVMPLARLNLITGPNGSGKSNLYRALRLLAETAQGGVINALAREGGLKSTFWAGPESISRRMRNGEVEVQGGPRKEVVRLRLGFAAEDFSYAISLGLPPPSNAPTAFALDPEIKRECIWAGPLYRPASLLVDRAGPMVRTREGRSWEVLAQHTPTFDSVFDQVGNLRSSPEVLQLRESIRGWRFYDHFRSDSDAPARKPQLGTRTPVLHHDGRDLAAALQTIREIGEPEALDAAISDAFPGARVAIDAQGGGLFSLEFYQEGLLRPLSASELSDGTLRYLLLIAALLTPRPPTMMVLNEPETSLHPDLLPALARLIIRASQRCQVWVVSHASRLIAALEQDPECNSIVLEKELGQTGIVGQGMLDQPAWHWPD
- a CDS encoding glycoside hydrolase, whose amino-acid sequence is MCGFILRAVGVLCAFVCGSVVASETLENEFWRVELEPKTLAIRVHPIGQSAVHVSSGVALHAVGHIERTSDRLNWQWDDGAWTLEARLERRELLLTVTAREAGTLAFLNQSANAMGRALIWPLAEGHYVPRGHAVWQRFLAEQGPLNTTQDLSLPLWGMDHGVFSLTWLMTQPFNNRLTFKAQGDGLALTAAHEFTSLDPHAPLTFRLYLGDSDPLAGARRYRQWLIDSGAYQTLDEKLAKTLEARKLIGAAHAYLWGNDLLGLKDVRSWSRLIDALNSSAPLAVRFKGLMNAEARAMLDPSRPPLQRWEQVVVLRDLNGAFNTAARARWRTGAQPDMDVLASSYGEVRTAIARFFGDALTGDPSRWGGMLTAKNIELFRAAGLTRLWLGLGDGWEGGLWHPEAVRAAVKAGYLISPYDSYETALSDSENPDWTTAHLGSDAHRDCGIVLKNGTAKSGFQQSGHYTDPRCVRPLLEARVQAVRGVAGFNSWFLDAYATGMVFDSYRSGATLTQSQNAAANEDAARWVGESQGLVVGSEDGNASTSQGIFFAHGMQTPVIGWGDADMSTLAQSPWFVGNWYPPEKPAVFFKSVPIKERHRAVHFDPTTRLPLYQAVFHGSVITTHHWLFDSLKLSNVRAENELTQLLYNVPPLYHLSQDTLQARLKIIQKQDAFFRPLHERLATQALIGFEWLTADRLVQQTTFNDGTRLVANFDERVREVDGRLFAAHSVTAIKGDSGVTAYQATLD
- a CDS encoding efflux RND transporter periplasmic adaptor subunit, with translation MKRLTGVTLMALLISACSKEEPPPEPVRPVLFVEVKPQAEESLGRFAGNIAARYESTLGFRVSGRIAQRSVDVGAEVKKGDMLAVLDPTDQQNQVRSTQGDLARVEAQLINAQANARRQQELFDRGVGAQAALDVAVTDLKTSQSSFDQSKAALQQAKDQLSYSELRTDHDAVVTQWKVEAGQVVSAGEQVVTLARPDIKEAVIDLPGPLAEQLPNDVVFKVASQLEPDINTTATLRELEPQAESTTRTRRARLTLADTPPSFRLGTAISVTLSSAIEPRIELPLTALQEVDGKQQIWIVDTQNQTVSPRLVQVVSRNTDSVVLAGGVKGGERVVTAGVNSLKPGQKVKVDKDSPR
- a CDS encoding methyltransferase domain-containing protein; amino-acid sequence: MKLDPQDLAQITATTLGNYNDVAEGFREGTRDHDVSQNIDALLRNIRGVAPFQILDFGCGPGRDLRTFTALGHVATGLDGSERFADMARADSSCEVFHQNFLALDLPAERFDGIFANASLFHVPRQELPRVLGELRNALKPGGVLFSSNPRGNNQEGWKGERYGSFHDLESWSALLTEAGFVEVEHYYRPEGLPREQQPWLASVWRRV
- a CDS encoding efflux RND transporter periplasmic adaptor subunit, yielding MCLALLSGCGKEKPKDPVLPRVQVQQVKTAEFAAAVALTGDIQARVQTQLSFRVGGKIIQRMVDVGDRITAKQVLAKLDPKDLQTNVDSANAAVAAEQARVKQTAAAFVRQEKLLPKGYTSKSEYDAAQAQLRGSQSALKAAQAQLANAREQLGYTSLIADAPGIITARQAEVGQVVQATMPIFSQARDGERDAVFNVYESLFVNPPTDQPVEVTLLDNPQIKATGKVREVTPAVSAQTGTLQVKIALETLPQGMQLGSVVSAALSVPAKQSVELPWSALTKGLGDQLGQPAVWVVDDQNKVSLRGVTVGRYLTGKVIIIDGLKNDEKVVVAGNQLLHPDMKVELADVYKNPTGAPQ